A region from the Candidatus Zymogenaceae bacterium genome encodes:
- a CDS encoding PAS domain S-box protein has translation MQMTSYPDSISSKDIQSALDAANALILIIDDKGKTAFINRKGEEILQRNRNEILGKDWFLTCLPETEGKIIRQAFFDVLSGKIELPERVENYVVRKDEDKRLLLWKNSLMKNHAGDISGVFCIADDITDNSDLNKGKNLLFNLSLDFLCIAGFDGYFKLLNPTWALVLGWSEKELMSKPFIEFVHPDDRASTISAADSLQDGQLVFTFENRYQCRDGSYRWLSWNSLPMTDEQMIIAVARNVSEQKTVEHQLRESEQNFKTLAESLPLALGLYSLESQKIIYLNPAYERIYGYSVEYQYENPQKWFDMIHKEDQDRVVKLFIERYSVSFDVEYRIYRPDGDLCWIRLHYIPQKNENKEVAQIIWFSEDITEKKKSEEELIASERNYREIFNATNEAIFVHDANTGEIFDVNPAMCEIFGYSYKEALALTVEDISAGTPPYTSKESLEWIHRADTEGPQLFEWRAKTKKGELLWVEVNLKKGSIGGVDRILAVVRDISERKNAEQALIKSQMEYLTLFEESPISLWVEDFSEVKKHIDNLRASGISNFREHFEEHPEEVNSCFEMVRVLNINNTTVRMYKAKDKKEFFRGLHNVFHEDAYAFAREELLAIAEGKTFFDGETVNMTLDGDIMDIAIRWTTAPGHEDTYSRVLVSITDLTEYKRIEKQLHQVQRMETVATLAGGVAHDFNNLLVAILGYASYLKTKVDETDPLFKGLNNIESSALRASDLTTQLLTYTRHQEKQVKPIDLNRVVREVYELISKTFEKNIRIKITTAEDLKTVEGDESQLNQVVMNLAMNAQQAMPRGGVLKIETSMENIPENIKQGRLCKIMGQAICLRITDTGIGMDDDTQRRIFEPYFTTKENSGGTGLGMSVVYGIVEGHGGLIHIETTPEVGTEIAVYLPASQKKEKIRKKRSVFLKGGTETILVIDDESIVLSTMKDALEDAGYKLITSNSGRTGIEAFKEHQERIKLVILDIKMPDINGEEVFQELKKINGNVKVLFVSGYVNPKLRVKLLDDGAAGFRPKPFLVSELLEDIRKILD, from the coding sequence ATGCAAATGACATCATATCCAGATTCCATCTCGAGTAAGGATATTCAGTCTGCCCTCGACGCTGCGAATGCTCTCATACTTATAATCGACGATAAAGGAAAGACAGCGTTCATCAACCGAAAAGGGGAAGAGATATTACAGAGGAACAGGAATGAAATCCTCGGAAAAGACTGGTTTCTGACCTGTCTTCCGGAAACTGAGGGCAAGATTATAAGGCAGGCATTTTTTGATGTACTTTCGGGTAAGATAGAGCTTCCAGAAAGAGTAGAAAATTATGTGGTCAGGAAGGATGAAGATAAGCGGCTTCTTTTATGGAAAAACTCTTTAATGAAAAATCATGCGGGAGATATCAGTGGCGTTTTTTGTATAGCAGATGATATTACCGATAATTCCGACCTTAATAAGGGAAAGAATCTTCTCTTTAACCTTTCACTTGATTTCCTTTGTATTGCAGGATTCGATGGATACTTTAAGCTCCTGAACCCGACCTGGGCCCTTGTTCTCGGATGGTCTGAGAAGGAATTGATGAGCAAACCATTTATTGAATTTGTACACCCCGATGACCGGGCAAGCACAATATCCGCCGCGGATTCGCTCCAGGACGGACAATTAGTATTTACCTTCGAAAACAGATATCAATGCAGAGACGGGAGTTATCGTTGGCTGTCTTGGAACTCGTTGCCAATGACAGATGAACAGATGATCATCGCCGTAGCTCGGAATGTGTCGGAACAAAAAACGGTAGAGCATCAATTACGTGAGAGCGAGCAAAATTTCAAGACACTGGCCGAATCCCTGCCCCTGGCGCTCGGTTTATACTCCCTGGAGTCTCAAAAAATCATATATCTAAATCCCGCATATGAACGGATCTACGGGTACTCAGTTGAATACCAATATGAAAATCCGCAGAAGTGGTTTGACATGATCCACAAGGAGGACCAGGATCGAGTTGTAAAGCTATTCATCGAAAGATATTCCGTCAGTTTTGATGTTGAATATCGTATATACCGACCCGATGGTGATTTGTGCTGGATCAGGCTCCATTACATACCACAGAAAAACGAAAACAAAGAAGTGGCACAAATTATCTGGTTTTCTGAAGATATAACTGAAAAGAAGAAATCAGAAGAAGAGTTGATTGCTTCTGAAAGAAATTACCGTGAAATCTTTAATGCTACAAACGAAGCCATTTTTGTGCACGATGCGAATACCGGCGAAATTTTCGACGTCAATCCTGCGATGTGTGAGATTTTTGGATACTCTTACAAAGAAGCCCTGGCACTCACGGTGGAAGACATCAGTGCCGGGACTCCGCCATACACGAGCAAAGAATCTCTTGAATGGATTCATAGAGCTGATACCGAAGGGCCACAGCTTTTTGAATGGCGCGCAAAAACAAAAAAAGGTGAATTATTATGGGTCGAGGTGAATCTCAAAAAGGGTTCCATCGGCGGTGTAGATCGTATACTGGCGGTTGTCAGAGACATAAGCGAGCGGAAAAACGCTGAGCAGGCCCTCATCAAATCGCAGATGGAGTATCTGACACTTTTTGAGGAATCCCCAATATCCCTCTGGGTTGAGGACTTCTCAGAAGTAAAAAAGCATATTGATAACCTCAGGGCATCTGGAATATCTAATTTTCGAGAACATTTTGAAGAACATCCTGAAGAAGTGAATTCATGCTTTGAGATGGTAAGGGTATTGAATATTAATAATACGACCGTCAGGATGTACAAGGCAAAAGACAAAAAGGAGTTTTTCAGAGGGCTCCATAATGTCTTTCACGAGGATGCGTATGCTTTTGCGAGGGAGGAGTTGTTAGCCATTGCGGAGGGCAAGACCTTTTTTGATGGTGAAACGGTAAATATGACACTGGATGGCGACATCATGGATATTGCCATTCGATGGACAACTGCTCCCGGGCACGAAGATACCTATTCAAGAGTTCTCGTTTCCATCACGGACCTGACCGAATACAAGAGAATAGAAAAACAGCTGCACCAAGTACAGAGAATGGAAACCGTCGCCACGCTGGCCGGGGGTGTCGCCCACGATTTTAATAATCTCTTGGTGGCTATTCTTGGATATGCCTCCTACCTGAAAACAAAGGTGGACGAGACTGATCCTTTATTCAAGGGACTAAACAATATCGAGTCATCAGCACTTAGGGCTTCCGATCTAACAACTCAACTGTTAACCTATACGCGACATCAAGAAAAGCAGGTCAAACCGATAGATCTCAATCGAGTTGTTAGAGAAGTATACGAGCTCATATCAAAAACATTTGAAAAAAATATTCGAATCAAGATAACGACCGCCGAAGATCTCAAGACCGTAGAGGGCGATGAATCACAGTTGAACCAGGTTGTCATGAATCTTGCAATGAATGCCCAACAGGCAATGCCGCGGGGCGGTGTATTGAAGATAGAGACTTCAATGGAGAATATACCTGAAAATATAAAACAGGGCCGATTATGCAAGATAATGGGACAAGCTATCTGCCTGAGAATCACAGATACCGGTATCGGCATGGACGATGATACCCAGAGAAGGATTTTTGAGCCCTATTTCACGACTAAGGAGAACAGTGGTGGAACGGGACTCGGGATGAGTGTTGTATACGGTATTGTTGAGGGCCATGGAGGTTTAATACATATAGAAACCACACCTGAGGTGGGTACAGAAATTGCTGTGTATCTACCGGCATCCCAAAAGAAAGAAAAAATCAGAAAAAAGAGAAGTGTTTTTCTGAAAGGCGGCACGGAAACCATACTTGTTATCGACGATGAAAGTATTGTGTTATCCACCATGAAGGATGCTCTTGAAGATGCCGGCTATAAGCTTATTACCTCCAATTCAGGACGAACGGGCATCGAGGCTTTTAAAGAGCATCAAGAACGGATTAAATTGGTGATTCTTGATATTAAAATGCCGGACATAAACGGAGAGGAAGTATTTCAAGAACTTAAGAAGATTAATGGTAACGTAAAAGTTCTCTTTGTAAGCGGATATGTGAACCCAAAGTTGCGAGTAAAGCTGCTTGATGATGGAGCTGCCGGTTTTCGTCCAAAACCATTTCTGGTATCCGAACTTCTTGAGGATATCAGAAAAATACTGGATTAA
- a CDS encoding YmdB family metallophosphoesterase, producing MKILITGVIVGSTGRKALARYLEYLSEKDEKPDFVVANGNFAAGGIGLSEDASREMFDAGVDVITTGENVWDQKTLQDIIDTQPRILRPCNLPENSPGKGTVVVPAGPGGVPVGVINLSGYSFIQRILPDNPFPMIRGIIDTIRSEARIIIVDFFSIPSAEKAAMRHFIDGEVTALIGTGTLVMTADESVTKLGTATITDIGLVGAYDSVAGFEIQKEIMRFTTGMKVFSKPAVGAAIVNGVIIEIDETDGAARSILPIRHMMPRG from the coding sequence ATGAAGATTCTCATCACCGGCGTCATCGTCGGCTCGACCGGAAGGAAGGCCCTGGCCCGATATCTGGAATACTTGTCTGAGAAAGACGAGAAGCCGGATTTTGTGGTGGCGAACGGCAACTTCGCCGCCGGAGGCATTGGCCTGTCGGAGGACGCCTCCCGGGAGATGTTTGACGCCGGGGTGGATGTGATTACCACCGGTGAGAACGTGTGGGACCAAAAGACCCTTCAGGATATCATCGACACCCAGCCCCGTATCCTCAGGCCCTGCAACCTGCCGGAAAACAGCCCCGGGAAAGGGACCGTGGTGGTGCCCGCGGGACCGGGCGGCGTCCCGGTGGGTGTCATCAACCTCTCCGGCTATTCCTTCATCCAGCGGATACTCCCGGATAACCCGTTTCCGATGATCCGCGGCATTATCGATACCATCAGGAGCGAGGCGCGGATTATCATCGTGGATTTTTTCTCCATCCCCAGCGCGGAGAAGGCGGCTATGCGGCATTTCATCGACGGCGAGGTGACGGCCCTCATCGGCACCGGCACCCTGGTGATGACCGCCGATGAATCCGTCACGAAGCTGGGTACCGCGACGATCACCGACATAGGCCTTGTGGGGGCGTACGATTCGGTGGCCGGATTTGAAATTCAAAAGGAGATCATGCGCTTCACCACCGGTATGAAGGTCTTCTCAAAACCCGCCGTGGGCGCGGCGATCGTCAATGGAGTTATCATCGAGATCGACGAAACCGACGGCGCCGCCCGATCGATCCTCCCCATCAGGCACATGATGCCTCGCGGCTGA
- a CDS encoding metallophosphoesterase, with amino-acid sequence MRNGEIVLAADIHGAYEDLARALHPDDTLIIAGDTLTFMDFEDFSKAILSAAFTPEELAAGIKEMVTGNLDLIREAFREITTPGEEKYQRMLPRITAEYEALAAILPEENYIIYGNDDYPAVMKEMLDGAGRIVESGVVRLSGRTIGMVSGLPSGPRTIGFPGEITQDEYKRRIESLGPVDVIVTHVPPVDDDLTFDVIPKRNESSSTALLEYILTHRPSYAFFGHVHNPRIQQKRIGDTEAINLGFFKKRKIVTRLHLETMSIREVEI; translated from the coding sequence ATGCGAAATGGAGAAATCGTCCTCGCCGCAGATATTCACGGCGCCTACGAAGACCTCGCCCGGGCGCTTCACCCCGACGACACCCTGATCATCGCCGGGGACACTCTCACCTTCATGGACTTTGAAGATTTTTCCAAGGCCATCCTCTCTGCGGCCTTCACACCCGAGGAGCTTGCCGCAGGCATCAAGGAAATGGTCACCGGCAACCTGGATCTGATCCGGGAGGCGTTCAGGGAGATCACCACCCCCGGAGAGGAAAAGTATCAGCGAATGCTCCCCAGGATAACGGCAGAATATGAGGCGCTGGCTGCCATCCTCCCCGAGGAGAACTACATCATCTACGGCAACGACGACTACCCGGCCGTCATGAAAGAGATGCTCGACGGAGCAGGCCGGATTGTGGAGAGCGGGGTCGTCAGGCTTTCAGGTCGAACGATCGGGATGGTTTCGGGCCTCCCTTCGGGCCCTCGCACCATCGGCTTTCCGGGAGAAATCACTCAGGATGAATACAAAAGAAGGATCGAGTCGCTGGGACCGGTGGACGTCATCGTCACCCACGTCCCGCCGGTGGACGATGATCTGACTTTTGACGTGATCCCCAAGCGAAACGAATCATCAAGTACGGCCCTCTTGGAATATATCCTCACCCACCGGCCGTCTTACGCCTTTTTCGGCCACGTGCACAATCCACGGATTCAACAAAAACGGATCGGCGATACCGAGGCGATAAACCTCGGATTCTTCAAGAAGCGAAAAATCGTTACCAGGCTTCATCTTGAAACCATGAGCATCCGGGAAGTGGAGATATGA
- a CDS encoding ChbG/HpnK family deacetylase — translation MSRETYRYVVVADDFGITDASNRGVARAVNAGVLDHVSLMLKRPASREAVKIAQTWTDVTVGLHVDVEDIFGLTEEFWMGAHHPKAGERLGDARLIQKVLEASRVEIEEFLGLGFPPTFLNSHNHVHFVPEVFFDFTELASEYGFSSVRFSPIDPLFTHSDIPMPQTQLDRMKEKLERMHLAHTDRYFITLFRFFPPALKPGTTEIVVHPREGTGDIYELDLVKLLSWGAYYRSVECEETVL, via the coding sequence ATGAGCAGGGAAACATATCGCTATGTCGTCGTAGCCGATGATTTCGGCATAACCGATGCCTCAAACCGGGGGGTGGCGCGCGCCGTCAATGCGGGGGTGCTGGATCACGTATCACTCATGCTGAAACGTCCGGCGTCCCGGGAGGCGGTGAAAATCGCACAGACGTGGACGGATGTGACGGTGGGGCTTCACGTGGATGTGGAGGATATCTTCGGGTTGACGGAAGAGTTCTGGATGGGGGCGCATCACCCAAAGGCAGGAGAGCGGCTCGGGGATGCCCGGCTGATTCAAAAGGTGCTGGAGGCGTCGAGGGTGGAAATCGAGGAGTTTCTCGGGCTGGGGTTTCCGCCCACATTTCTCAATTCCCACAACCACGTTCATTTCGTCCCTGAGGTCTTTTTCGACTTCACGGAGCTGGCGAGTGAGTACGGTTTTTCGTCGGTACGGTTTTCCCCAATCGATCCACTCTTTACCCATTCCGACATACCGATGCCGCAGACGCAGTTGGATCGGATGAAAGAAAAGTTGGAGCGGATGCATCTTGCCCACACCGATCGATACTTCATAACGCTCTTCCGTTTTTTCCCCCCGGCGCTGAAGCCGGGTACGACCGAGATCGTGGTGCACCCGCGGGAGGGAACCGGTGATATATACGAGCTCGATCTGGTGAAGCTCCTCTCCTGGGGTGCGTATTATCGGTCGGTGGAGTGCGAGGAGACGGTATTATGA
- a CDS encoding nucleotidyltransferase family protein — protein sequence MADDGKTDLYTTYDALILAGDGKGSREVFNENKALLTIKGRPTIGYIIEALKNSRHIRDIYIVGPKDRLESALAGDSSLTGGGNVVILEQWNNLIENALKGYLSTIPGHTVGTDPDSYLNTPFADKKVLALSCDMPLLTPYEIDEFLEGVEPDTYDYQAGITSDETLHHYYPDRRKKRKGIRHAYFHFKEENYRQNNMHFGALLRLRNKIYIEKMYEYRHQREWKDIIKLVVEILRTEKGSYKALYYFALFQMCMSFTSKGLYPLTNLFRRLIHLSDVERLIGIILGTRFKTVETHYGGGALDIDNEAEFEAIRENFEDWAAYQRRLSEKNVKET from the coding sequence ATGGCCGACGACGGAAAAACAGATCTGTATACCACCTACGACGCATTGATCCTGGCGGGTGATGGGAAGGGAAGCCGAGAAGTTTTTAATGAGAACAAGGCGCTTCTTACCATCAAGGGCCGGCCGACCATTGGATATATTATCGAAGCACTCAAGAATTCCCGCCATATCCGAGATATCTACATCGTCGGACCGAAGGATCGTCTCGAAAGCGCCCTGGCGGGTGATTCGTCCTTGACCGGAGGCGGGAACGTGGTGATCCTCGAGCAGTGGAACAACCTGATCGAAAATGCACTGAAAGGGTATCTCTCCACGATACCCGGACATACCGTCGGGACCGATCCGGACAGCTATCTCAACACGCCCTTTGCGGATAAAAAGGTACTGGCCCTTTCCTGTGACATGCCGCTATTGACCCCCTATGAGATCGACGAATTCCTGGAGGGCGTCGAGCCGGACACATATGACTACCAGGCCGGAATTACCAGCGACGAAACCCTCCACCACTATTACCCGGATCGCAGGAAGAAGAGAAAGGGCATCAGGCATGCATACTTTCATTTCAAAGAGGAGAATTACCGCCAGAACAATATGCATTTCGGGGCGCTGCTGAGGCTCAGAAACAAAATATACATCGAGAAGATGTATGAATATCGCCACCAGAGGGAGTGGAAGGACATTATCAAACTGGTTGTGGAGATACTCCGTACCGAGAAGGGGAGTTATAAGGCCCTTTATTATTTTGCATTGTTTCAGATGTGCATGTCCTTTACGTCGAAGGGATTATATCCACTGACAAACCTGTTTCGGCGGCTGATACACCTTTCGGACGTCGAGCGGTTGATAGGGATCATCCTGGGGACCCGTTTCAAGACCGTGGAAACCCACTATGGAGGCGGCGCCTTGGATATCGACAACGAGGCGGAGTTTGAGGCGATCAGGGAAAATTTCGAAGACTGGGCGGCCTATCAGAGACGACTCTCCGAGAAGAATGTGAAAGAGACATAA
- a CDS encoding alpha/beta hydrolase → MREVKAGVPPLCAVLIVLILAVATASPGAEYIFYPDIVYGGCDGCDENLVSLDVYTPKADGPSPVVVFIHGGSWQIGDKTRVGDKAVYFTENGFVFVSVNYRLSPEVIHPVHIQDVARAVAWVYRNIDEYGGDPDRFFLMGHSAGAHLAALATLDERRLAVEGLGPDIISGVILLDGAGYDIPLLLSGAGRLYEKHFLPPFTDEPQVWRDASPMLHVEDDESPPPFLIIYVRDREESCVQAELLADRLTNVGGDVTLYHALEKNHITVNRALGDEGDEVTAAVHDFIEKTMDVKKD, encoded by the coding sequence GTGCGGGAAGTGAAAGCCGGCGTTCCGCCCCTATGCGCGGTGCTCATCGTGCTTATTCTGGCCGTGGCGACCGCATCCCCCGGCGCCGAGTATATTTTTTACCCGGATATCGTCTACGGCGGGTGCGACGGGTGCGATGAAAATCTGGTGAGCCTGGATGTCTACACACCGAAAGCGGATGGGCCGTCTCCCGTGGTGGTGTTCATTCACGGCGGCTCATGGCAGATCGGGGATAAAACGCGCGTCGGCGACAAGGCGGTCTATTTCACGGAAAACGGATTTGTCTTCGTCAGCGTGAACTACCGGCTCTCCCCCGAGGTGATACATCCGGTGCATATCCAGGACGTGGCCCGTGCCGTTGCGTGGGTGTATCGTAATATCGATGAATACGGCGGCGATCCGGATCGATTCTTCCTGATGGGCCATTCGGCGGGGGCGCACCTGGCGGCCCTGGCGACGTTGGACGAACGAAGGCTCGCGGTCGAGGGACTGGGCCCGGATATCATTTCGGGGGTGATCCTCCTGGACGGTGCGGGTTATGATATTCCCCTGCTCCTCTCCGGAGCCGGGAGGTTGTATGAAAAGCATTTCTTGCCTCCGTTCACCGACGAACCCCAAGTCTGGCGGGACGCATCGCCAATGCTTCACGTGGAGGACGATGAATCGCCGCCCCCGTTTCTCATCATATACGTCCGGGATCGTGAGGAGTCTTGTGTCCAGGCGGAGCTTCTGGCGGATCGCCTCACGAATGTGGGCGGTGACGTGACGCTCTACCACGCGCTGGAAAAGAACCACATCACCGTCAACAGAGCACTGGGGGACGAGGGCGACGAGGTGACGGCGGCCGTACATGATTTTATCGAGAAGACGATGGACGTGAAAAAGGACTGA
- a CDS encoding dodecin domain-containing protein, with the protein MSERVARVSEVIAGSTVSFDDAVKKGLKRATKTLRNIVGVKVKEFRIHVQDDEIEEYRVNMDIIFLLEE; encoded by the coding sequence ATGAGTGAACGAGTGGCGAGAGTTTCCGAGGTCATCGCCGGCTCCACCGTCAGCTTTGACGATGCCGTAAAAAAGGGGCTGAAGCGGGCCACCAAGACGCTTCGCAACATCGTCGGCGTGAAGGTCAAGGAATTTCGTATTCACGTGCAAGACGATGAGATCGAGGAGTATCGTGTCAATATGGATATCATCTTCCTGCTGGAAGAATGA
- a CDS encoding permease, with protein MNKPQKKGRSPMLIPTIIMGVLAIVLLAVGYFRGEGEHIGGVTSGMKLFLEITPLLIFAFIMAGMIQELVPAETVARWVGGESGFRGIIIGTLAGAVTPGGPYVSMPIAAGLLRSGAGIGTMVAYLTAWSVWAISRMPMEIGMMGWKYTLIRFACSFFFPPIAGALAQFLFSGVKLDVFG; from the coding sequence ATGAATAAACCACAGAAAAAAGGAAGATCGCCCATGCTTATACCCACGATCATTATGGGTGTTCTGGCCATCGTCCTTCTGGCCGTCGGATACTTCCGGGGCGAGGGCGAACACATAGGCGGCGTCACCAGCGGGATGAAGCTGTTTCTGGAGATCACCCCGCTTCTCATCTTCGCCTTCATCATGGCCGGCATGATCCAGGAATTGGTCCCTGCGGAGACGGTGGCGAGATGGGTGGGGGGGGAATCCGGGTTCCGGGGAATCATCATCGGCACCCTGGCCGGGGCCGTCACCCCCGGCGGGCCGTACGTGAGCATGCCCATCGCTGCGGGGCTGTTGCGCTCCGGGGCGGGCATCGGCACCATGGTGGCCTATCTCACTGCCTGGTCGGTGTGGGCCATCTCCCGCATGCCCATGGAAATCGGCATGATGGGATGGAAATACACGCTCATTCGCTTCGCCTGCTCGTTTTTCTTCCCCCCCATTGCCGGGGCGTTGGCTCAGTTCCTCTTTAGCGGGGTGAAGCTCGATGTCTTCGGATAA
- a CDS encoding CoA pyrophosphatase — protein sequence MSLITVDPNSIKNPRTFADLIVRRLGEHPHDFIEKQNTISEESKKGVRFATSGVLMLLRYNESGDCDIVLTKRSPHVVQPGDLCFPGGHLSRRDHRHGALVSWGLSPLVRGRGLSVGRRVSGRRGFRIAADYLVTALREAWEETGLPYRSVRYLGSLPAYGLTSFRRVIYPSVGLLTGRWPVAINWEVDRLVYAGLDAFLDERNYHWIDFAVPDDIRKASGRDQWRFPALTIDDHDGREILWGATFHVILSFLYIVLGLTFPDIPKDRLVTKEIPENYFTGGFKKSLTEGFKRQQEES from the coding sequence ATGTCCCTCATTACCGTCGATCCAAATAGTATAAAAAATCCCCGCACATTCGCCGATCTGATCGTCCGGCGGCTGGGCGAGCATCCCCATGACTTCATAGAGAAACAGAACACCATCAGCGAGGAGTCGAAAAAAGGGGTGCGGTTCGCCACGTCCGGCGTCTTGATGCTGCTCCGATACAACGAATCGGGCGACTGCGATATCGTACTCACCAAGCGCTCGCCCCATGTGGTTCAGCCCGGAGACCTCTGCTTTCCCGGCGGGCACCTCTCCCGGCGGGATCACCGGCACGGCGCCCTGGTCTCCTGGGGGCTGTCCCCCCTGGTGCGGGGGCGGGGCCTTTCCGTGGGCCGACGTGTGTCGGGACGGCGCGGCTTTCGCATCGCCGCGGATTATCTGGTCACGGCCCTGAGGGAGGCATGGGAGGAAACCGGCCTCCCATATAGGAGCGTCCGTTATCTGGGATCGCTTCCCGCCTACGGCCTCACCTCCTTTCGCCGGGTCATCTACCCCTCGGTGGGCCTTCTTACGGGACGCTGGCCGGTCGCCATCAACTGGGAGGTGGATCGGCTGGTCTACGCCGGGCTCGACGCCTTCCTGGACGAGCGGAACTATCACTGGATCGACTTCGCCGTCCCCGACGACATCAGGAAGGCCTCGGGCCGGGACCAGTGGCGGTTTCCGGCGCTGACCATCGACGACCACGACGGCCGGGAGATACTCTGGGGCGCCACATTTCACGTCATCCTGAGCTTCCTCTACATCGTGCTGGGGCTTACCTTCCCGGACATCCCGAAGGACCGCCTGGTCACAAAAGAGATCCCGGAGAACTACTTCACCGGCGGATTTAAAAAGAGTCTCACAGAAGGATTCAAGCGACAGCAGGAGGAATCGTAG
- a CDS encoding metallopeptidase family protein has product MRSRPFMQYVTMALSELPEEFSRRLDNLVITVEPYPNREDLASVGLKDRRSLLGLFRGLPFGHVSSFHAGPVMPSEIVLYQENIERVARTERELVEQIRATLLHEIGHYFGMSEEELAEYT; this is encoded by the coding sequence ATGAGGTCGAGACCATTCATGCAATATGTCACCATGGCTCTTTCGGAGCTCCCCGAGGAATTTTCCCGGCGCCTTGATAACCTGGTCATCACCGTGGAACCGTACCCGAATCGCGAGGACCTGGCGTCGGTGGGATTAAAAGATCGCAGAAGCCTCCTGGGGCTGTTCCGGGGTCTCCCCTTCGGTCATGTCAGCTCGTTTCATGCGGGGCCCGTCATGCCGTCGGAGATCGTCTTGTACCAGGAGAACATTGAGCGTGTGGCCCGGACTGAACGGGAGCTGGTGGAACAGATTCGGGCGACGCTGCTGCACGAGATCGGCCATTACTTCGGTATGAGCGAAGAGGAGCTTGCCGAGTACACCTGA
- a CDS encoding Gfo/Idh/MocA family oxidoreductase, whose translation MTDVTIGIIGGGLLGTAHALCLKGIGDSGLIDLDVRSVYDPDITKAENLVTYMGVDRIASSAREIMEDTRIDAVFIATPTAFHKDLVIEAARNNKHIFCEKPLYIDLEGACEMSRAVSDAGVTGGVGLVLRHSPTYSYMRSIIEESDTGSPILIAMRDDQVLPVRGVHDSRWRVETAVAGGGTVIEHSIHDLDILTSFFGAPHIDRALLRYRTGHRGIEDYARVNMRFQNGAEGVLMSIWHDMVTRVSNRRLEVVFERLFLGTDHDFIGPVEVTRGDDEKCFTGEREVLARFLDMQSFSDPKAKGFFEAQDYRSIGSYVMEDYRFLEAVCEKKPYSPGFEDAVAAHRLVDEIYKTAERIES comes from the coding sequence ATGACGGACGTGACAATCGGCATCATCGGCGGGGGACTTCTGGGCACCGCCCACGCCCTGTGCCTCAAGGGTATCGGGGACTCGGGCCTGATAGACCTGGATGTCCGCTCGGTGTACGACCCGGACATCACGAAGGCGGAAAACCTGGTGACGTATATGGGGGTCGATCGCATCGCCTCATCTGCCCGGGAAATCATGGAAGACACACGCATAGACGCGGTGTTCATCGCCACACCCACGGCCTTTCATAAGGATCTGGTTATAGAGGCGGCCCGGAACAATAAGCACATCTTCTGCGAAAAACCGCTGTATATCGATCTTGAGGGGGCGTGTGAGATGTCCCGGGCGGTGAGTGACGCCGGCGTGACGGGGGGCGTGGGGTTGGTGCTTCGCCATTCCCCCACATACTCGTACATGCGATCGATCATCGAGGAATCGGACACCGGTTCACCCATCCTCATCGCCATGCGGGACGACCAGGTCCTTCCCGTCCGCGGGGTGCACGACTCCCGCTGGCGGGTGGAGACCGCCGTCGCCGGGGGCGGAACCGTTATCGAGCACAGCATCCACGATCTGGACATCCTGACCTCCTTTTTCGGCGCTCCCCATATCGACCGGGCGCTCCTTCGCTACCGGACGGGTCATCGGGGAATCGAGGATTACGCCCGGGTGAACATGCGGTTTCAAAACGGCGCCGAGGGGGTATTGATGTCGATCTGGCACGACATGGTCACCCGGGTCTCCAACCGCAGGCTGGAGGTCGTCTTCGAGCGGCTCTTTCTGGGCACCGATCACGACTTCATCGGCCCGGTGGAGGTCACTCGGGGAGACGACGAGAAGTGTTTCACGGGCGAGAGAGAGGTCCTCGCCCGCTTTCTGGACATGCAGTCTTTTTCCGACCCGAAGGCTAAAGGCTTTTTCGAGGCCCAGGATTATCGGTCCATCGGCTCCTATGTCATGGAGGACTACCGATTCCTCGAGGCGGTGTGTGAAAAAAAACCGTACTCCCCCGGTTTCGAGGACGCCGTGGCCGCCCACCGTCTGGTGGACGAGATTTACAAAACCGCAGAACGCATCGAATCATGA